The segment CTGCAGCTCACTTTAGCTCCGGACAAGCCTGCCTACAGCCCAAGGGAGAAAGTAACCATGCAGCTGCAGGCTAAAACAGTAGCAGGCACTCCGGTGTCTGGGCATTTCTCTGTCTCCGTGACCGATGCCCAGAAAGTAAGTCCTGAGCTAAACGCAGGTACTATTCTGTCCACTACCCTGCTGAGCTCAGACTTACGGGGCTATATTGAGCAGCCAGATTACTACTTCTCCTCACGGGAGCCGGAAGTTGCCTTGGCTCTGGATAACCTGTTGCTCACCCAAGGCTGGCGGCGTTTTGCTTGGAAAGACCTTCTGCAAGAAAAGAAGATGCCTCTTCCGTTTCCGGTGGAGCAAAGCCTGGCCGTGACTGGTACTGTTCTAAAGCTGTCCGGCAAGCCTGAACCTGGTGCTATTGTGACTTTCGTGAGTTTCCGGTCGCCTAACATGATACTCTTTGATACCACTAATGCCCAGGGAAGATTCGAGTTTGGGGTTATGGATTTGAATGATAGTTCCAAAGTGGTGGTGCAGGCCCGTTCGGCCAAGGGAAAGAACACCTTAGAAGTTAAATTAGACAAGGGCCTTCCTATTACGCCAGTGGAGCCGCAGGTGCCTTACAACTTGCCTCCAACACTGCTTTCCCAGAGCACTTGGGCGTACCTCAGAAGTAATAGAGAGCAGTTGAGATTAGATCAATTGGCTGGTAAAAGCATTTTGCTGAGTGCCGTAGAAATCAGGGCCAAAAAAATCAAAGAAGAAGACCAGTTGCGTCAAGGGCAGATTTACAGTCAACCAGATCAAACCATTAAAGCATCCAACCTGCCACTGTCTATGGATATCATTTCAGCCCTGCAGGGCCGCGTGGCAGGATTGCTGGTAACCGGTACAAGTGTTTCTATGCGGGGCGGTGGAACTCCTCTGTTTCTCCTAGATGGTATGCCCATGGATGCTGAGTTCATCAGAGGCATCTCCATGGCCGACGTAGATTTTATTGATATTCTCAAGCCCGGCGCCTCTTCAGCCATTTACGGGTCACAGGGTGGGAATGGAGTGATTTCTATCTTGTTGAAAAGAGGAAGCAGTAGTTCGGTAAATAACATGGCCCGCTACCAGGGGGTGGCTGCTTACAAGGGTGCTCATTATCAAAAAGCCAGAGAGTTCTACATGCCCCGCTATGACAAACCTGCTGAAGCAGAACTGCCTGACCTCAGAACCACCTTGTATTGGAGCCCAACGGTAATTACAAATGTGAATGGCCGCGCTTCCTTCTCGTTTTACAGTGCTGATCCCAAAACCACCTACCGGGCCGTGGTAGAGGGGCTTACTGCCGGCGGGCAGTTGGGAAGGGCCGTGGCAGAGATGCAGATAAAGTAAAAATGGACCTGTTTTCAGCCTCTTTTTCCTGAAACAAGCCCTAAACGCACGCAAAAAAATGCGCCGGAAATTTCGTATCTTTGCGGCCTGAATTAAGTAAAGCAGAAGATGTTAGATAAACTGGAAGCCATAAAGCAGCGGTTTGAAGAGGTAAATGAGCAACTCATCCAGCCAGATGTAGCCAGTGACCTGAAACGATATAAGTCTCTGAACAAGGAGTTCAAAGACCTTGAGAAGATAGTAGCCGAGTACGAGCGTTACAAATTATTGCTCAGCAACATAGAGCACACCAAAGAAGTCATCGCCACTGAAAAAGACGAAGACTTCCGCGAGATGGCCAAAGAAGAATTAGATGAGCTTCTGCCGCAGCGGGCTGAAATGGAGGAGCGCATCAAAGAAATGCTGATCCCTACTGACCCGGATGACAGCAAGGATATCATCATGGAGATTAGGGCGGGGGCCGGTGGCGACGAGGCTTCTCTGTTTGCCGGTGACCTTTACCGCATGTACAGCCGCTACGCTGAAAAGCAGGGCTGGAAAATGGAGGTGATTGACGTCATGGAAGGTACTGCCGGTGGTTACAAAGAGGTCATTGTAGGCATCAAAGGCGAAGATGTGTATGGCAAGCTCAAGTTTGAGTCTGGCGTACACCGCGTACAACGTGTGCCTGCTACCGAAACAGCCGGTCGCATCCACACTTCAGTGGCATCAGTAGTGGTGTTGCCGGAAGTGGAAGAACTGGACGTGGAACTGAACATGAACGACATCCGGAAGGACCTTTTCATGTCATCAGGACCTGGCGGGCAGTCAGTAAACACCACGTATTCTGCCGTTCGGTTAACGCACATTCCTACTGGTATTGTCGCCCAGTGCCAGGACCAGAAATCGCAGTTGAAGAATTTTGACAAAGCTTTGGCGGTATTGCGTTCCCGTATCTACGAGATAGAGTTAGCCAAGAAAAACGAAGCCGAAGGTGCCCAGCGCAAGAGCATGGTAGGTGGTGGCGATCGTTCAGATAAGATCAGAACCTACAACTATCCACAAGGCCGCGTAACCGATCACCGCATTGGTTTAACGGTATACAACCTGCCTAACGTAGTAGACGGAAACATTGACGAGTTTGTAGAGCAGCTCCGGATTGCCGAGAATGCGGAGCGTTTGAAAGAAGGCGCTCAGGCATAACCTACCTAACTATAGAAAGCGCAACCCTTAAAGTTGCGCTTTTCTTTTTCTTAGCCTTTTCTGCCCTGATTTCTGGAAAATAGTCCCTAAACGAAGACCAACCAAAAAACACAGGTAGAGGTTACCTCCCACTATACAAACCAAAGCGCCTTTCAACCACGTACCTTACTCCGCAATGGCTCACTACCTTTCTTCTGCTTCCTGGCGCCTGTGGCTGCAAAGCCTGGCTTTGGTGTGCCTGGTGGGCTGGTGGATGAGCGCCTGCACGCCACGTGATGAGGAGTTCACTCCTGATGCCAGTGCCCTGCTTCGGTTGGAGGCCGATACGGTACTTTTTGACACAGTTTTCACCGAGGTAGGCAGCGTCACCAAACGCCTCAAAGTTTACAACCCCAACAAGAACGCAATCAGGATCTCTGAGATAAAAGTAGGTGGTTTGGGAAACTCCCCGTTCCAGTTGTTTATTAACGGGCTTCCGGGACCTGAACTGCAAAATGTGGAGTTGCGGGGCAATGACAGCCTTTTGATTCTGGTCAAAGCCACCATCAATCCCAATGCACAGGAGCAGCCGTTTCTGGTGAATGACTCTATCTTGTTCCTGACTAATGGGAACCAGCAGAAAGTAAAATTAGTGGCTTATGGGCAGAACGCGACGTATTACCAGCGCAACTACCTCACCTCTCCTGCTGAAACCTGGACTGCTGCTAAAGCGCACGTAATTTATGACTCTGTGACAGTTCCCACGGGGCAAACGCTCACTATCCAGAAAGGCAGCCAGGTACATTTTCACCGCAACGCTAAGATAAAGGTGCTGG is part of the Rufibacter tibetensis genome and harbors:
- a CDS encoding TonB-dependent receptor plug domain-containing protein, with translation MPSRLKVVFCLLLVSFIAIFAFSPKPRQLEVGLEEIIAKFQNFGKAYPQEKVYLHLDKPYYAAGEDIWFKAYLMNASSHEPSLWSKVLYVDLVSPEDSIYKRVVVDMTNGIGHGDFALEDTIPEGQYRLRAYTSWMQNFDQAYFFHQNLQVFNPRVADLVPSVSFAFKPYGTGDSVYADVSLKNLKEEPLTQRAVTFHTQSGRKVSGRRKSETNSQGNARYRFYLPNGEARQDAQLWLSLKEGEAQIQRHFNIPTSTEKTDLQFFPEGGELVSNMWSTVGFKAVDVNGLGKEVQGSVYDDTGKKVADFRSHKFGMGRFGFMPQPGRSYAAVLNNTKGEEVKYPLPAARAKGVVLSIDNSKLENIQLKAYLVGYTSAEDRPQSISVIGQSRGTVYFSARAATAKDLLLITIPKEKLPTGVMQFTLFSNTGEPLAERLVFNNRHDHLQLTLAPDKPAYSPREKVTMQLQAKTVAGTPVSGHFSVSVTDAQKVSPELNAGTILSTTLLSSDLRGYIEQPDYYFSSREPEVALALDNLLLTQGWRRFAWKDLLQEKKMPLPFPVEQSLAVTGTVLKLSGKPEPGAIVTFVSFRSPNMILFDTTNAQGRFEFGVMDLNDSSKVVVQARSAKGKNTLEVKLDKGLPITPVEPQVPYNLPPTLLSQSTWAYLRSNREQLRLDQLAGKSILLSAVEIRAKKIKEEDQLRQGQIYSQPDQTIKASNLPLSMDIISALQGRVAGLLVTGTSVSMRGGGTPLFLLDGMPMDAEFIRGISMADVDFIDILKPGASSAIYGSQGGNGVISILLKRGSSSSVNNMARYQGVAAYKGAHYQKAREFYMPRYDKPAEAELPDLRTTLYWSPTVITNVNGRASFSFYSADPKTTYRAVVEGLTAGGQLGRAVAEMQIK
- the prfA gene encoding peptide chain release factor 1, whose amino-acid sequence is MLDKLEAIKQRFEEVNEQLIQPDVASDLKRYKSLNKEFKDLEKIVAEYERYKLLLSNIEHTKEVIATEKDEDFREMAKEELDELLPQRAEMEERIKEMLIPTDPDDSKDIIMEIRAGAGGDEASLFAGDLYRMYSRYAEKQGWKMEVIDVMEGTAGGYKEVIVGIKGEDVYGKLKFESGVHRVQRVPATETAGRIHTSVASVVVLPEVEELDVELNMNDIRKDLFMSSGPGGQSVNTTYSAVRLTHIPTGIVAQCQDQKSQLKNFDKALAVLRSRIYEIELAKKNEAEGAQRKSMVGGGDRSDKIRTYNYPQGRVTDHRIGLTVYNLPNVVDGNIDEFVEQLRIAENAERLKEGAQA